A region of the Thermococcus sp. MV5 genome:
TGCCCACCAGACGGGCTTTCCTGCCCCGCGGACTGCCACAAATGGCGCCAAAACCAGCGAAGCTATCGCCAGCTGGAGGAAAGTTAGGACCTTTCCATCCACCTCTTTGAGGAACCTTCCGAGGTTGGGGATGAGGGCGTAGAAGAGGGCCGCCGTGAGTGCAAGGATTATTCCCAAAAAGTCTTTGTTGTGAAAGTCCAGACTCTGGCCGCTCACTATCAGCACCAGCCCGAGGAAGGCTAGGCCTATGAGGCCTATTCTTCTTGGGTTCATCTCTTCCCCAAGGAAGCGCCATGAGATTATGGTCGCCAGAATCGGGGCAGTATAGTATACAAGAACCGCGTTCGCAATAGTTGTGTAGCTGAATGCCGTGAACAGGAACACCCAGTTCATGGCGAGGGAAACTCCGAGGGCTAAAAGGGGCTTCCACTT
Encoded here:
- a CDS encoding DMT family transporter, whose product is KWKPLLALGVSLAMNWVFLFTAFSYTTIANAVLVYYTAPILATIISWRFLGEEMNPRRIGLIGLAFLGLVLIVSGQSLDFHNKDFLGIILALTAALFYALIPNLGRFLKEVDGKVLTFLQLAIASLVLAPFVAVRGAGKPVWWA